The genomic window CGCCGGAGGCCGGAAGCTCGCTGCTCGCACTCGGCGGGCTCGGCCTCGCGGCAATCGCGATGCTGGGCTGGGTTTGCGCCCTCGCCTGGTTCGCTTGGCGCCTCGTCGATTGGCTGCTGTCTTGAGGCGGCCCCCGAATCCCGAGGCAAGAGACTTGGGCATCGGCCTGGGCATTCTTGGGGTACATGTCGGAACTGGTCGGGGCAGCTGGATTCGAACCAACGACCTGCAGTACCCAAAACATACCAGCTATTCCCTCACCTGCCCTCGGCCGCCCTCACGCGCCTTAGCGTCGCGAGGAAAAGCGGCCGCGCCATAACCATCCGCTATCCCTCGCCTGCTGTGATTGGCACCGCGGTGCTTCCCCCGTGCTTCCCGGAGGGCAAATGAGCGGTCAAACCATCACAAAGAGCCTGGTCGACGGCCTGGAAAAGCAGGCGTCCGAATACACAGTATGGGACGCAAAGCTTCCCGGGTTCGGGGTGCGCGTCCGGCCAACCGGCCCCAAGTCGTTCATCATTGTCTATCGGGCGGGAACCGGCCGGACAGCGCCGGTGCGGCGCTACACCGTGGCCGCCATCGGAAAGCTGGCCCCAGAGCTCGCCCGAACACAAGCTAAGATCCTGCTCGGGAACATCGCCAAC from Bradyrhizobium zhanjiangense includes these protein-coding regions:
- a CDS encoding RNA-binding protein → MNFHERAEINERQKARPAEAVSQVDTSEELVETPEAGSSLLALGGLGLAAIAMLGWVCALAWFAWRLVDWLLS